TTGAATTTATCTCAACCCACTGTCAGTCAACAAGTTCAAAGATTAGAACGGATGGTGGGAGTAAAATTACTGCATCGTCGCTCTAATAAGGTGTATTTAAGTCAGGCAGGTGAAGCTTTTATTACTCATTGCCAAGCTGGCTTGAAAAATATTGAAACAGGTATAAATACTGCCCTTAAAGCTGCCCAAAACTCTTTAAGTAAAGTGACCTTAGGATTAACTAGCTTTAATACTAAATTGTGTCTTTCAACCGTGTTAAATCGGTTTCATCGATGTAATCCTAATGTGTGCTTACAAATTTTTGAGTATCCGTTGGAAGATCTCATTCAAGGGCTTCAGAATCAGACTATTGATTTAGCTTGGATGTCTTCACCTTTACCCAAGGAGATCCTACAGACAGAGGTATTGTATGAAGAGCCACTAGGTCTGGTCTGCGCTGCAACTCATGCACTCGCTGGAGTAGCAGATCCTACTTGGAATGAGATTGGCCAATATCCAATCGTTCTCCCTCACCAAGTATCAAAATATGGGATTCGCTCCCTTGTGGAGGAGTTCTTTCGTAGCCATCAGTGTCCAGTCAACACGGTTGTCGAGTTTAGTGGTTCCCAATCTTTACGCTTGATTTTGGCCTCTAGTGATGGGGTTGCTGTTCTACCGCTATCGCAGGTTGAAACCGATCTTCGAAACAATGTCTTGGTGGCTAAAACATTTCCTGGACAATCTCTCGTCCATAAAGCAGTGATTGCGACGAATCCTCGATTTCCCTTGAGTCCCGAAGCTACATCACTACTAGAAACGATACGAACTTTAGTGCCGTTATCTATCTGTTAGCCTGCGAGTAGAGGCTAAGGGCTGTAGCCCAAATGGTGACGAGGGAGTAAAGGGAATACGGTGGTGAGATCGCATCACTCAACACAAGAATTTACCCCAAGTTCTCTCCTAGTGGATCATCATTACAACCCACTATTGAGATAAGTGGCGTCACAAATCCCCACACACCCCATAGAAAAATCTTGCTCGATCTAGTTTTAATCCTGAACAAATGGGCTTATATTGGCCAAGGTCACGTCCTAAATATTTCTACTTCTGCACAAAGAATCTTTGTATGCACCGTGGAGGGATGCATCAAGATCCTTTAGTCCACGCATCGCTCAATGGCGAACAGTAACAATTTGTGAGTTTGGGGCAGACTACGATTAAATAAAAGCGACCTATGTAGTCTTTGATTGAAAAGTGCATGACACGGCCTTCAACTCCAACCCCAAATCCAGAAGAACAGCAGAATTCAGTATCTTCCCGATCAGCTATTGAAGCTGATACGTCTCTGAGTAAAGGTAAAGAAGGCCTATCGACTTCAATGGCTGGATTGAAGTCAACTTCCGCCCGGTTTTTGCGATCTGCGACAACCTCTTCTTCCCTAGAATTGGTGACTGGAGCGGCCACTGTAGTCTTGATTCTGGGTTTACTATTTCATAATTCATGGATTGGCTTGCCCGCGGCTGTGGTGGTTTTATGGCTGTCGTTAAGGGTGCTGTGGCCTCCCCTGAGTAAAGGGCTACAGGAATGGGTGTCGGTCCGCAATCAGCAACTCATTCTGGCTGGTGTGCTGAGCCTTGCTGGCCTGATTGGAGTGATCCAGTTTACCGGTGTACTGCCAATGTTGCTGGGGGGGCGGCCTGTTAACTGGGAAGCAGTTGGGGCTCTGGCAGACTCTTTTGGGGCAATTGGCCAAATTTTAGTCGCTTTTTTAGCCCTTTTTGTGGCGTGGCGTCAGTATGTCATTTCCAAAGAACTGACTGAACAGCAAAACCGGATTACTCAACAACAAACCATTGATGCCTATTTCCAAGGAATTTCTGATTTGGTGATTAATGAAGAAGGTTTGTTGGAAGATTGGCCCCCGGAGCGAGCGATTGCTGAAGGCCGCACCGCTGCGATTCTGACGGGTCTAAGCGGGGAAGGAAAAGCGAAGGTGATTCGGTTTCTATCCAGTTCTAAATTGTTGACGCCTTTGAAACGCGATCGCAGATTAGGTCGCGCTATTTTTGACGGGTTAGGCGGCTATGAAGAAGACCTGGAATATGGGGTGCGAGTGATTGATTTAGTCGGTATGTTAGCGAATGTCGATTTGTCGGGGACCGACCTACGGCGGACTGAGATGAGTGAAGCCAACCTAGTCCACAGTAATTTGCAGGGGTGTGATTTAGGCCGAGCCAATTTGTCTCGCTGTATTTTGTATGGAGCCAATTTATCGAAGACGGATTTGACTCGGGCCCGATTTTTCTATGGGGAAGTGGAACAGGTAACACCGCGCGATCGCATGAATCCACCCAACTTTCAAACCGGGGCACAAACTGGGGCTGTGATTGAAAATGCCGATTTTTCTAAAGCGGAAGGATTGTCTGAAGAGCAACGGTATTACTGCTGTGCTTGGGGAGGAAAGAAGACGAGGGCAACCATGCCTGGCGGATGTGAAGGGATACCTAATAAGCTTGAGGGCAGTCGTTGATTTCAAGGAAAAGGATCGGAGTGAAAGGCGACTGAATAGCTTTTTGCTGGTGTCATCCTAAAAGATAGAGATTGCTACAGAAGCATTACCGATGGATGTCAATCCATTGGATTGCACAGATGCCTGACCTGATACCTGCACAGCTGCTTGTCCCATTGTCAGAATAGACACTTGACTCGCTGCCTGGCTGGACCCAATATTGTTGGGATTAGACGCCCCTAAGACGATAGAGTTAATTTCAAAAGCACTATTATTTTGGGTGCTAACATCTGCAACCACATTGATGCCATTGGCCGTAGAAATATCTGTTAAGGCGAGGGGACTAGTATTTGCTGTTCGAAGAATAATATCATTGCTTTTACCTCCGACGAGGCCGCTATTTCCAGTTCTTCCAGTCAGATTATCGTCCACATTATTAACAGAAGGAACTCCAGATTGAACTTGGCTGATAATCTTGAACATGAGGGACTCCAATACAGATTATTTATTTGGTTCAATGATTTAGGTATGGGTTGACTCTAATAATCAACGTATTTGATCACTATTTAAGCCTCAATATATATCGATAAATGATAACTCAATAAATGAATTTTTTAACAAGCAATCTGTTGACATAATCTTTGATTTTGATCATGCTTACATACATATCAGAGTCGATAATTTATTAGAGAAAGTGAAATATTGGTTTACATTCAAGGATAAAAGCAGATAGTTATTGTAAAAATATTGGAAATATACGCACTATATCTACAGAATTATCTTTGTGGGAGTAAGGTATGGAAATAGATATTGAGATGAGCAAACTAAGTGCAAACTATACTGTTTCTCTGCACTGGAAACTACTATCGAAGTCGGTTCTCTGAGTACTATTTCAATCATTTGGCCATGCAAAAGGCTTTTAACTGGCGGGCAGATTCTCGAGGACTGGCATTGGAACGAGGTCACAACAATGTTGGCCCCATCTCCAAATACGCCCGACAGGGATTACTTAGCTGCAACATCCAGCTCCCCGACAATCTCCGCTTTCCCCTATCCCTGACAGGGGAGGATCTCAACAAGGCCCATCAGGTGATTGCCGTTGATGAAACAGAACATCGCCCACTGATGCAAGCACGATTCCCAGACTGGGAAAATAAAATCGACTATTGGTGCGTGCACGATATCGATCAGGTCATTCCAGACAATGCCCTTAAACAATTAGAAAACCATATCCATGATCTGATTTCTAGACTGTAGGATAAGTCCTAAACAGCTAGGGAAAACGGTGATGGCTTGGACTCGAAGAAACTTCCTACTGACCGCAGGTCTGGGAACAGCTGCAGGCACTCTGGCTAGTTCCAATGCAGCAACCGCTGATAAATCGTCTCAATACCAAAGCCTCAAAAATTGGCGAGAGGTTCGCGCCCACTTCAATTTGGACCCTAAATATATTCACATGGCAGGTTTATTGTTAGCTTCCCATCCAACTCCTGTTCAATCCGCCATTGATCAGCACCGTGATGGTTTAGATCAAAACCCTACCCATTATCTCTATGACCATCGCCAGGATTTAGTGGCAGAGGTAAGACGCAATGCGGCTGAATATTTAGGTGTTCAGTCTAGTGACCTTGCCCTGACAGACAGCACAACCATGGGTACAGCTTTGGTGATTAATGGCCTCAGCATTCGTCCAGATCAGGAGATGTTGACCACCACCTATGACTACTATTCCACCCATACGTCCCTGAAATATAAGGCATCTAGAACTGGGGCAACTGTGAAAGAGATTCCCCTGTATCGGGATATCCACACCGTGTCTGAAGACGAAATGGTCGAGACCTTGATTAAAGGGATTGGTCCGAAAACGCGGCTGGTAACGGCTACCTGGGTCCACTCCAGTACGGGGCTCAAAGTTCCGGTTGCCAAAATTTCGGAACAACTGCAGCAATTGAACCAGAACCGATCAGAGGAGGATCGGGTGTTGTTTTTTGTGGATGGTGTCCATGGCTTAGGGGTAGAAGATGACGCTTTAACTACTCTGGGATGTGATTTCTTCGTTGCGGGCACCCATAAATGGATGTTTGCTCCCCGTGGCTCTGGCTTTATTTGGGGCAAGCCTGAAACCCAGAATGCCGTCACGCCTACGATTCCGACTTTCACCGGTGGAGCAGGCTGGGGTAGTTGGATGACGCCTGGAGGATTTAAATCCTTTGAACACCAGTGGGCAATGGCTCAAGCCTTTGGGTTTCATCAGCAGATCGGTAAAAAACGGGTGACTCAACGCCTGCATTCCCTCAGCCGCCAACTGAAAATAGGGTTATCGAGAATGAAACATGTCAAGCTGTATACGCCCATTGATGAAAACCTATCTGCTGCGATTATCTGTTTTGATGTCGAAGGATTAACGCCCAAGGCTGTTGTTGCGAAGTTGCGCACCCACAATATTATTGCTAGTACAACTCCTTATGATGTGTCCTACGCTCGTTTGACACCAGGTGTCTACAATACCCCTGACGAAATCGATCGAGTGTTGAAACATATCCGTGATTTGGCTTAGTTGGCTTCCAGCTGGCAAGGTCTAGCTGCGGGCAAGGCGGCGAGCTTGAAAGATCCACTGGGTTACCTCAGCCACCGTCGGACAGAGAGCATTTTGCCCTAACATCTTTACGTGTAACCTTAGCAGTTGTCTGTGAAGGCACTCTGCTGGCATTTGTGCGAGTTGTACTGTCGAACCTACCCCTGCATGCAGGAGTAAACCGCAGTTTTGAGTCCCTACACCTGGAATTAAGGAGAGGTCTGCTAGGGCTGCCCATTTATTGATGTACTGTTGATGTAGCTTCATTTGGGCTGCTAACTGTTGCCTGTGATTAGGCGTTTGTGTATGGGTGTAGAGTTTTTTAATCGTTGTAATTCCACATTGCTGTAGCTGGCTGAGATTGTCAGGACTCAGGCCAGGCAGTTGAGCAAGGGGCTCAGCAGATGGAAGAGAAGGAGTAGGCATTACTGGTCTTTAGGGGTTACCCCCACACCATAGAACTTGATTCAGCTTGTCTACTGTATCGAGTTGGGGGTATTTGCGTCTAGGCACCTGCCTTGATTGGCGAACCATTAAATCCTTTTGGCCTAGATTTGGTATCGTCTTGACTAGAAGCCTGTCACCTTTTCAGATGCACTAATTTTGGAACCTAAAACCCCATGAACTCCAAGAATTATTTCAAGCTGCTTAGCAACAAAGATAAGCAAGTTTAAGGCAGTGATTGCAATTTTAGAGAGATTGGTTAATTATGTCGGACAATTTTTCTTGATTCTCAGATGATTTACCCTAAAGTTAGACTTATCAGCTTACCTTCATAACTCTGGCGTTCTGTAGGTATTATTTAGGGCCGATGGGCAACTCAACTGAAACTGTGGTTCCAGATTGTGGATCAGAGTTAATTCGCAAATGTCCACCATGTTCTTCAACGATGCGTTTCACAATAGGTAACCCTAACCCATTGCCTGTGGACTTGGTGGAATAGAAGGGCTGCAGGACAGTGACTAATTGATCGGTAGGGATAGATTCACCCCAGTTGTGGACTTTAATGCAGACACTTTGCTCTTGATGCAGAAGCTGAATATTAATTTCGTCCCCAACCCTTGATGCTTCGCAGGCGTTGGTCAGCAGATTAATCAACACTTGCTTAAGTTTGTCCGAGTTTCCCTGGATTTCAACCGGAACAGGTGTGGGTATAAACGTAAGTTTTTTGTCAACAGCCGAAGGCATGGCTTGAAAACCTTCTATACAGTTAATGATCAAGGCATCAATGTCTAGGGAGGAAGCGGATAACTTCTGAGGCTTGGTATAGAGTAAAATCTCATTCACGAGACGCTGTAACCGATCCGCTTCATCTAGGGCAAAATCTAACCGCAGTTGAAATATTTCAGGTAAGTTGAGATTTTGAAACGACTGAAGGCTCATCAATATCGTCGTTAAAGGGTTCCGCACCTCATGCACAATCATGGTTGAGAACTTGCCTAGCTCAGCGAAGCGCGCATCCTCACTTTGACGATTGGTCACCACTCGTTGTCCTTTGGGAATTTGAGTGCCTAAGTGGGTACATGCCTTAAGTTCAGACTGTTGTATTTGGATCAGAGACTGATAATCACTACTGGTGAAAGGTTTGCTCTGGGGCAAGGTCCGGGGTGCAAAGTTCTTGTATGTTTTCATCGAAAAGATTAACTCACTGGAGAATGGATGCATCGGACATATGAAAAATACAAATCACGTAGCAGTGTCAGTCTGTTGTGAAATGAGTTCGATAGACTCATGACTCAATGATTAGACCTAACGATTGAATATCTACGCGATTGTTTGTCCCTTGATCAATAAATGCCGATGGCTAGATTGATACGCCTATAGGAGCATCTGTTTGACCAGCCTCAAGAAAAATGAGACCTAATCTGCCTGAGAATTGTGATGTCAATTCAAGCTGTGATGTCCCTTGGGCAAGGAGTCGCTGTACCACTGATGAACTTTTGAGACATTTCACAGAGCTGTTAAGTCGGGAGCTACTACAGCTCTGTGCAAGGCTCTGAAATAATCTAGCCTTCGGTCTTGGGTGCATTTTCTGGAGACAGCATTTTCAGAATCCGAGAAGATAGATTATCGCTACTTTTCATCATTTCCTGTGCCAGTCCTTTGACTTCAGGATCGTCGGATTTTAGAAATTCTGTTGCCATTTCAGATATTTCCATCTGCATGACGAGCATTTCCATCAACTTCTTCCGTCTTTGGTATGCCGGGCTTATTTCTTTACGGAAAGGGGATGCAATCAGAAAGCTTGAATCTGGGTGGGTAGGTAAGCTGGACTGAGCTTTTGGTAGGGGAACTGCACCGACTGGAGCAGCAATACTTAAGGCAATAAGTGAAGCAATGGAGCTAATTTTAGCGGAGAAAGCCATTTCAGAGACCTCATATACGACTAACTGCACCCAATCTTCTATCTGTATCTCCATCGAATGGGGATATACCCCAAGTTCAGGAAAAGGCCTGGATGTAGATTGGTAGCGTAATCACCCTAGCCGTTGCCCCTCCTAGAGAGTCTTTTACTTTTTTGCAGGAGATAACAAAATCTTGCGGTTCCCAGAATATTATCTGGTTGATACAGAAATATAAAAATTTACTGTGTCTGATGCTACGGTTTTGATGCCATTTTTTCGGTTTGACTAGCTCAGAAAGGCATCAAAAAGGTTGAGAGTTCGCAGGCGAAGGGTAGCGGCTAGGGCATCATACTGAATTTTGATTCGTAGCATGGAACGAACCCGTGCTCGCAGCTCTAGGCTATTGATGGGTTTAGAGATAAAATCGTCTGCTCCAGCTTCTAATGAACGGGCCAAATCTGCCTTGGAGGTGAGGGCCGTAACAATGATGATGGGAATATGCTTCCAGTTGGGGTTGGCTTTGATCTGGCGACAGGCGTCGATGCCATCCATTTGAGGCATCATGACGTCGAGTAGAATAACGTCGGGCTGCAGGGAATCAATCTGCTGAATGGCCGCTGGGCCGCTGGGAGCATAGGTCAGTCGGTATCCTTCCCGGATGAGTAACCCCTCGATCACGTCAAAGATCCGTTCTTCATCATCAATCACGAGGATGGAATGTTGTTTGCTATCCATGGGGATTTGTTTAGCGATGCTAGATTTGCAGATGTTTGGTGATCATTTTGGTTAATTGTTCCATCTTCAGGGGTTTAGAGAGAGAGTCACTAAAACCGGCGGCGAGGAACC
The Acaryochloris marina S15 genome window above contains:
- a CDS encoding DUF4332 domain-containing protein, which translates into the protein MPTPSLPSAEPLAQLPGLSPDNLSQLQQCGITTIKKLYTHTQTPNHRQQLAAQMKLHQQYINKWAALADLSLIPGVGTQNCGLLLHAGVGSTVQLAQMPAECLHRQLLRLHVKMLGQNALCPTVAEVTQWIFQARRLARS
- a CDS encoding aminotransferase class V-fold PLP-dependent enzyme encodes the protein MAWTRRNFLLTAGLGTAAGTLASSNAATADKSSQYQSLKNWREVRAHFNLDPKYIHMAGLLLASHPTPVQSAIDQHRDGLDQNPTHYLYDHRQDLVAEVRRNAAEYLGVQSSDLALTDSTTMGTALVINGLSIRPDQEMLTTTYDYYSTHTSLKYKASRTGATVKEIPLYRDIHTVSEDEMVETLIKGIGPKTRLVTATWVHSSTGLKVPVAKISEQLQQLNQNRSEEDRVLFFVDGVHGLGVEDDALTTLGCDFFVAGTHKWMFAPRGSGFIWGKPETQNAVTPTIPTFTGGAGWGSWMTPGGFKSFEHQWAMAQAFGFHQQIGKKRVTQRLHSLSRQLKIGLSRMKHVKLYTPIDENLSAAIICFDVEGLTPKAVVAKLRTHNIIASTTPYDVSYARLTPGVYNTPDEIDRVLKHIRDLA
- a CDS encoding LysR family transcriptional regulator, with product MEVAERGSFTEAAIALNLSQPTVSQQVQRLERMVGVKLLHRRSNKVYLSQAGEAFITHCQAGLKNIETGINTALKAAQNSLSKVTLGLTSFNTKLCLSTVLNRFHRCNPNVCLQIFEYPLEDLIQGLQNQTIDLAWMSSPLPKEILQTEVLYEEPLGLVCAATHALAGVADPTWNEIGQYPIVLPHQVSKYGIRSLVEEFFRSHQCPVNTVVEFSGSQSLRLILASSDGVAVLPLSQVETDLRNNVLVAKTFPGQSLVHKAVIATNPRFPLSPEATSLLETIRTLVPLSIC
- a CDS encoding low molecular weight phosphatase family protein, with translation MQTILFLCTGNYYRSRFSEYYFNHLAMQKAFNWRADSRGLALERGHNNVGPISKYARQGLLSCNIQLPDNLRFPLSLTGEDLNKAHQVIAVDETEHRPLMQARFPDWENKIDYWCVHDIDQVIPDNALKQLENHIHDLISRL
- a CDS encoding pentapeptide repeat-containing protein, whose amino-acid sequence is MTRPSTPTPNPEEQQNSVSSRSAIEADTSLSKGKEGLSTSMAGLKSTSARFLRSATTSSSLELVTGAATVVLILGLLFHNSWIGLPAAVVVLWLSLRVLWPPLSKGLQEWVSVRNQQLILAGVLSLAGLIGVIQFTGVLPMLLGGRPVNWEAVGALADSFGAIGQILVAFLALFVAWRQYVISKELTEQQNRITQQQTIDAYFQGISDLVINEEGLLEDWPPERAIAEGRTAAILTGLSGEGKAKVIRFLSSSKLLTPLKRDRRLGRAIFDGLGGYEEDLEYGVRVIDLVGMLANVDLSGTDLRRTEMSEANLVHSNLQGCDLGRANLSRCILYGANLSKTDLTRARFFYGEVEQVTPRDRMNPPNFQTGAQTGAVIENADFSKAEGLSEEQRYYCCAWGGKKTRATMPGGCEGIPNKLEGSR
- a CDS encoding response regulator, whose product is MDSKQHSILVIDDEERIFDVIEGLLIREGYRLTYAPSGPAAIQQIDSLQPDVILLDVMMPQMDGIDACRQIKANPNWKHIPIIIVTALTSKADLARSLEAGADDFISKPINSLELRARVRSMLRIKIQYDALAATLRLRTLNLFDAFLS
- a CDS encoding PAS domain-containing sensor histidine kinase → MKTYKNFAPRTLPQSKPFTSSDYQSLIQIQQSELKACTHLGTQIPKGQRVVTNRQSEDARFAELGKFSTMIVHEVRNPLTTILMSLQSFQNLNLPEIFQLRLDFALDEADRLQRLVNEILLYTKPQKLSASSLDIDALIINCIEGFQAMPSAVDKKLTFIPTPVPVEIQGNSDKLKQVLINLLTNACEASRVGDEINIQLLHQEQSVCIKVHNWGESIPTDQLVTVLQPFYSTKSTGNGLGLPIVKRIVEEHGGHLRINSDPQSGTTVSVELPIGPK